The Dasypus novemcinctus isolate mDasNov1 chromosome 20, mDasNov1.1.hap2, whole genome shotgun sequence genome segment ACTCCCCTGCCCCGGGGCTCTCAGGGCCCgacctttccccttctctcccctctccgcatttttctcctttgcttttaCCCCCTCCCCATTACCTCCCTACTCCTCTTTCCGCCCCTCTTCTCATTCCTTCCCCGACACTCTGGGAGCCTGGAGCCGGGGCAGGGTCGCCTCGCCATCGACTTTTACACGACCGTcgggtttttctgtttttttctgtccACCCATCCCTTCATGGAGAAACATAGCTTTACACCTTGGGAGAgttggagtgggggtggggggaggagggtggtcTCCATTCCGGAGCCCGAActcgcctccccccccccacccgccgcGAGCGCGGCTGCGCGGAGGCGGCGGGGCTTGAACCTGCGCGGCTCCTGAGCTTGGAGCGGACCGCGGGCTCACCTGGCCGCCCGGCACCCGCCAGGTGAGCCTGGGAGTGTGTGTGCTTAGCACTGCAGGTTCCTGCAGAGATGTGCCTATAAACACCCAACAGCCGGCTGCACCTACACCTACAGGGTTTTGTACACTTTCCAACCGAAACTCCAAAACGCGGGgagcggggggcggggagccggGAGGAGCGGGAATAAAAAGCCCCATAAAACGTGCGTTCGCGAAGGTTGATCACTAATCCTGCAAagggcaggattttttttttccttgaggggTGAGAAAGGGATAAGGaagagttttttttctttccttccacagTGATCAGACTGACTTTAAAGCCTGAGCGAGGACACTGGCGCTTTTTCTCTAACCCGGAGTCTACACTCGACTGGGGCACGTTTGCCCAGAAAGCAACGTGTCTTTTCCCGCGTGCCAGCGGGAGTGCTTTTTAACAGGCAAAATTAAGGGTTTCACACATGGTCGAAGTGGCCACCAAAAGGGAAAACTCAGTTTCCAGTCCAAGGCTGCCGGGGACGCGCCTGCCAACCTCCGCACCCTCTCACGTACCACCCCACGTGTCGGAGCCTGAACAACGACCGGGGGATGGCTTCGATGCGAGGTTCAGGTTCGGGAACAGTCCGTAATAGGAAGGGGAAGTGAACCGGGGCGCTTAGCCGGGCGAGCCTGCCACGCGGGAGGCGCCCGAACGCGCGGGTCTCCATGAATGGAGAGGGCCGCCGGGAGGGGGCCACGCGACCCCCGCCCTCCCCTCGGCCGGCCCCCTTCAGCCCCGCGCCCCGCTGGAATTTCCCTGCAAGgcggatgggggcggggggagctcGGCTCCCTCCGGAGACTTGAAGGATCGGCCAAGCAGgctttctcccaggggtgggcAAAGCCCGGCGGTCgactctcccccccacccctctccccccccccccccgcctcttccccgccccccacttaAGGGGACCCGGAGCTGGCGATGCCTTCTTTGCTGGGAGGTGGAGGAAAAGCCCGTGCTCAAGTGATGTCAAGAGGCTGGAAGCCCTCGCCGGCTTCGGTCCTGGCCTGTCGGGTTAGATTTATACTTGAAAAATACCCCTTTCACCCCGCTCCATCCTgttcccccccccttcccccccagcagcTTTCTTTGACCGGCTCAAAGGTGGCCGCGGTGAAGTCTGAGTAATTCCTTTATGGGGTCTTAAAATGCAAGTTAATTTATCCGGAGTGACTCAAAAAGCTTAGGTCGGCAAGTCCAACTTGACTAAAATCAATCGGTAATTGTGAGGGGCTCGACTGTATTCCCGCGAACACGCGCCTCCGCCCGGGTGTCATCCGTTGCGCGGGACTGTTTCATTTTGAGTTTGCAACTTGGGTTTTGcagcaagcttttttttttttttcttcctgaaagCTAATGGCTTCCCTAGCAATTAGACATTTTCCTCGCccgcccccttccctcccctttcttTGCAGACAGTAGATCGGATACTAATTCCCGCGGCTATTGATAAGGTCGGAGgcgcccctgcccggccccggcCCGCGCCCGCCGCGGGCCCCGCGCCGCCTCCGCCCTCCCTTGGCTTCCTTTTGATGTAGCGGGGAACGCgtcctgctaaaaaaaaaaaaaaaaaaaaagtaatctgcCCGGTAACAATCAGCGCGCAGTAGCAGGAGCCCCAGAGCTATTGGCTATGCAAATAGAGGGAGGGGAGACGGCGCCCCAAACTCTTACTCACCCTTTTAAAGCgatatacccccctccccacatCCTCCCACCCCTTCCGCCCCACCCGCGGGTGCAGGGGCTGGCTCCGGGGCCTAAGTGCATCGCCCACACCTCGGGTTTCTGCGCTGCCCGCCTCCTctcttccacccccccccccctcctttcaGGGAACCTGGTGAATAGCTCCCCCCAGCCTGGCctccccgcgccccgccgcctcGCCTCACCCCTGGTCAGGCCCCCTTTCTCTCCCGAGGAGGTTCTCGGTGGGCCTCAGGGTGGCCAGAGGGCCCCGGGCCACACCATGCTCGCTGCACGTGCCAGCTCGACCCACGCGATGGGGGCGCTGGGCTCCCTCCGGTTTCCTCCCCCAGTGGAATGCACTGAAAAGCGGGGTCGGGGGGTGGCGGGAGCAAGGAGGCAAGGAAACGCCACCACGTCCCCCTGGAAGGAGAGCCTTGACCCGAGGAGGCGTCTGAGCACATGTCAGAGCCGGCTGCGCTGGCAGCGTCTCCACCGCCAACCCGCTCGCGGGGAGAAAGCCCTGGGTGGCGAGAGAGGCGTGAACCCCGAGAAATGGGCGAGGACGCAGGACAAGGGCTGGGGGCGCAGGTCTGGGGCCTCGCAGGAAATTAAGGGGTAGCGTTGTTTGCgcagaggggaggggtggggaaccAGGCCGAACCCCTCCttcgcccctcccctccccctcccgggCCATTTCCTAGAAAGCTGTATCAGTGTGGCCACGCTCGGCGCAGACACCTCGGGCTGCTTGTCAGCAGACGCAGGGGCGAGGAAGCGGGTTTTTCCTGCGTGGCCGCCAGCCGCGGAGGAACCGCTGGTAGCCCGGCCCCCGGCCTGCAGCGGCCCAGGGCCCTTCGCCGTGTCCTCCAGTGGCGCCGCAGTGCCCCCAAGAACAGGGGGAGCGCTGCTCGAGGCGCCTATTCTATCACATCGGAgaaagcaccccccccccccgcagaccCCGTCCTTCCTGACACGCAcgccttcctcctcttcctctttgtaCACATCTGCGAGGGGGGCGGGGGCGTCGTCGTGGGGTCCCTTTAAGCAGGCTTTCCAAACCGCTCCGACCCGATCGGGAACTTCGGGGACCTGGTCCACGCCATCACCTTAACGTCTGAGGAGGCGGCGTGGCTATTCTCTAAAAGCTCACCCCCCCTTGCTTGTCACTTAGGAGTTCAAGGTGTGAATTGCCTGAGCCCACCCCCTCGTGAAGTGACCTCCCCCGCCATTCCCTGATGCCAGAGGAGTGGGATCAGTTTAGAAGAAGCCAAAGTTGAAAGGTCCGTATTGGGGTAGGATGCCCCTTACAGAAGGTGCGAGATTCGAGGGACTAAATAGGAATCGGTCCTTTTTTGCAGGGTTCCCCTAGCCGGGGCCCCTGGCATGCGGGGCTGGAAagagggagaggggtgggggggcggggggccgcgTTTGAAGTTGGGTCGGGCCAGCTGCTGTTCTCCTTAATAAcgagaggggaagagagggagggagggagcgattgaaaggaggaggggagggccgggaggggagggaaggggaggaggaactCGCGGGGGGAGCGCGGCGAGAGGGAGGAGAGCTAACTGCCCGGCCAGCTTGCGTCACTGCCTCCGAGAGCAGAGAAGAGCGCGCAGCGGAGAGCGAGCGCAGTTGGAAGGGGAGGGCAGGCGCGAGCCAGGCAGCCCTGGAGGGTCTCCTCTCCCACTGCCCAACTCGCTCCTCTCTTCTCCCCAgctcctctctctgtccctaaCTCTCTCCCGCAAACCCCCGATTTAGCCAAAGGAAGGAGGTAAGGGaaaccccttgcccccccccaaaaaaaaaactttttcagtCCGGAGAAAGCAGGGGAACGAGTGGGCGCCCGGCTGGCCATGGAGCTGCTGTGCTGCGAGGTCGACCCGGTCCGCAGGGCTGTGCGCGACCGCAACCTGCTCCACGACGACCGCGTCCTGCAGAACTTGCTCACCATCGAGGAGCGCTACCTCCCGCAGTGCTCCTACTTCAAATGCGTGCAGAAGGAGATCCAGCCCTTCATGCGCAGGATGGTGGCCACCTGGATGCTGGAGGTAGGCGTGCGGGCCACGCGCGCGGGGACCCGGGCCCCGACCCCGATTCtcggcccccccccaccccccgcgcgGACACCACAAAATGGGGACGGGACTGCCTCTCTGCCCCAGGCCTGCCCGCTCCCGTGCGCGAGGTTCCCCCGCGCCCTTGGCGGGACGCGTGGCTTCGTTTCGGTGCCCGGCTGGATGCAGGCtgaactgggggggagggggagaggagggatgAGGGCAATCTGGGAGAGAGGAGGCTGTtctgggcgggggtgggggaccATCCCGCGCGCGTGTTGCCTGTATGTGgcttctcttcccacccccatccccgaCCTGCCTTTTGCGAAGCCGCCGCTGCTCTCCTTGCGGTGAAGATGGGAGCAGGAGCGCGAGATCGGGACCCACAGTAACAcgcagctcccccccccccccaaatgccAAAGCAAATTCGTCCCAGCCTCAGGTCCCCGCATGTGGTCGCGACTCCGCGTTGGCACttaagggggggggaggggagggaggtgggggggaggagagagacgGGGAATTCTGGAGCCCCGGAAGTCACATTGAAGAAACGTGTTTTGGGGGAATCCAAAAGAACCACTTCTTTACCCGTGCTCCAGATCTTTGCCGAGCAAGCTGTGTGCCCACGTATGCACAGCTCTGGACCTGCCGGGGTTTCGCCATGTTGCTTTGTAAACTCGGGTTGGAAAGGCTGGAAACGTCGCCCGCCGCCCCCCTCGCACCCCATTATCCCGGCCACCCCACTTCCAATCGTGccctctccccaacccccacctcccaaaGTTACTTACAGTTTGGTGTTCCAGCTTCCTCGGTGCGGAGATTTGGGTGGGgtaggaaggaggggaggaggtgtgcgtggtggtggggggggtaTCGGAGCACCCCGAAAGGAGCGGTCAGAGCCCCCCGCGGCTCCCTCGGGCGCCTCCCCGGCCCCCGTTTCTTCCCCGGCTGGTCACCACCTTCCTAGTCCCTGCCCTTGCGGGCCGCAGCCGGACACTCCCGCGGCGGCTCTCGCCCCTTCAAGTTTCCCCCGGGATCCGGAGCCCCAGGGGGCGAGATACAGACCTTGGCGGCCCCCGAAACCTCCGTTTCGGGAAGGTTGGCTCCTCCTCGGGGTTTTCACGGCCAAAGGGCTTTGCTAGGCTATTTCCtcgatttttaattattttttgaaacCGTCCCCCCCTGCTCCGACTCCAGCTGCCGAGGCTGCGGcgctcttcctcctcctccctccccctcttccccacctctccccacccacccccccaatAGCGGCGCCTGGGCCGCAGGGACCCCCCCGAGCATTTTTTTCAATTGTCGGGAATGATAGAGCAGGGTCTGGGCGTTCGATTGAGACCAAGCAAGAGACCCCCGGAGcttccagaatatttttattgattttttgaaaagatgACGAAATCCAAAAAAGAGAGTGAGTGAGTTAGAGTGAGCAAAGAAGCGAGTAGCGTGAGGGAGCGGCGCGGAGTCGCGGCCGCTACTGCGCATTTCTTTGACTCCCGGTATCGGATCTTTAAATTCACCcctttttttaagtttcaggAGAACACCCGAGCGCTCAGGGGCTCTTTCGATTtaccccagtttcctcatctttattcTCATCACAcattcttctcccctccccctccccccccacaaaAATGAGATCTTTTTTCTTGACtgcatagatttttttccccccattctttttctcttttactgaTATTATTTTCGCTGTCCTCCCAACCCTTTCCCACTCCCTTTGCAGGTCTGCGAGGAACAGAAGTGTGAAGAAGAGGTTTTCCCTTTGGCCATGAATTACCTGGACCGCTTCTTGGCTGGGGTTCCCACCCCTAAGACCCATCTGCAGCTCCTGGGTGCTGTCTGCATGTTCCTggcctccaagctcaaggagaccATCCCGCTGACCGCGGAGAAGCTGTGCATTTACACCGACAACTCCATCCGGCCCCAGGAGCTGCTGGTAATGATGTGCCCTTTCTCCCCACTGGCCCAAAGCACCGACCCCTACCGCTTCCCCAAAATCTTCTTAGGGTCCGCAATCCCTCCACCACGAGACTTCTCACACTTAAGGGAGTTCTCCCTCTTAAGGTGAGACCGTCCAAGTGGTGGCCACTGTGCTGAGTCCCCAAGGCTGCCCGGGACCGGTAAATCCTCCCTGGAGATGCCATTCAGTTCCAAATGTTCACTCACCAAATTCTGAGAAAATACTCTGACTTCTCACATGATGGGAGTGGGTTCACATGATGGGAATGTGCTGGTGTTTTGTCCCCTAAGAACCTGGGGTTCACAGGGAGTTGCTTGAGTACCCCCATACAGTGTCCAGGTGCCTGCACATAGTAGCTGATCACTAAATAGCAGCTCATTTTTTGAGCAAAATTTGCCCTTTTCTTGGAAGAGTCTGAGGCCAGCACCCCCTAACTCCAGGGGGGTTGTAACCTCAGTAGAAACCTGTGGGGTCCTTCTCTGCCCAAGAATCTTTCCCCCACCCAGTCCCTTTTCCCCTCCCGCTTCACACATAAGCCGTACATATTCCGGCAGCCCTGGAATGGCAGAGCAGCTCTGAGGCCCACCTTCAGCAGTCTGCCCACCTTTCTCTGTACTGTTTAGAAAAGGGGCCCCTCTTCCcgtcccttccccctcccttctgGCATGGCCTGCACAAAGTCCACAGGACCAAGTTTCTTGAACTGAGCTCTTTGTGAAGGGCCTTCCTTTCTGGGGCTGTGCTGCCATCTAGTGGCAGACACGCGCAAGGTTGGGGGAGGAATTGCCGAGAATGCAGAGGGGCATGAATGACTTCACCTTTGAACCACTGCCAGATTTCAGCTGCTTCTGGTTTGGTCCGAGAGGCCCAGAAAGGTGCTTTCTTCTGGGAGATCTGCTTCCTTTAATGATGGTGCAAGACGAGTGGCTTGTACTCACATTCCACTGTGAGAAGAAAGGTCTGGGATTTCAAACCATCTTTGAAGGCGCTAATTGTTTCATCTATCCGGGGTTCCACCCCAGCCCCCTGCAAGAAGCCGAGGCAGACTTTAGAGCTTGCAAAGAATAAATCGTTAGGACGGGGATCCAGTTTTATTTGCTCTCTCAattgcttgcattttttttttttttaccaccacaATGGGGGATTGAGGTGTTCTTCGAGATTAGCCCATCTTTCCAGAACCAGCCAGGCCAATCGATACTGCTCCCGCCCACCTGCCTTTAGTCCATCCCCTATCTTTTTATCCCAGAAGGTGGAGGAGTCCTCCTGTTTCACAAAGGAGAAAGCCAAGGcctgggaaaggaaggaaaaggaattgCCCCAGGCTACTTGGCCAGTTAGGGCAGCGAATGAGAACTGAAGTTCTGAGGCTGCCCTGGCtttagcaaaggagtggaattCAGGGTCCTTCCGGTGAGTAGGAGAGCAGGGTGGCGCTGGTGAGCAGGTCTCCACCTCCCCTTCTTCTGAAGTCGAATGATTGATAGGCAGATTTCCCCTCCGACCGCACGTAGATTTAAGGTTTTCTTTCTAATTGTTTCCCTTTAAGCACAGTTCCCCATAAATTTACCTGCAGACTCTGTGAGCTGCTGGTGAGGGGCCCCAAAGAGGCCACCTTGGATGGAGGAATTCTCTGATCTTGGGTCCTCCCTTCACCTTGCCCTGAATCTGCAAAATGGGGTTGCTAATGACAACCCAGGCCTACGGCCACGACTGCAAAGGTGTTCTGCGGCCAAGTGTCGTTTCCCCAAGATTGCTGCATGATGTGTCAAGGGGAAAGTTTTAACAGCAAAGAGGAAAATGACACTTTTTGGCACCAAACACAAGCAAGCTAATCTGCTGCCAAGAAGCTGGGGCCAAGGAAACTTATTTTGAGCTTTATCTGTGCGCATCATTTttccatgattaaaaaaaaaactattaatccAGCGATAGAGGCATAGGCAGTAATTTACTACCTAAGGGCCACTGTGACCTTGGCAGTATCTTACTGTAGGTTAAACTTTCTGGGTGGGCCCAGCGGCTGCAGCACTGCAGGGAAgtcagggctggggtgggggagaggtggagcggcaaagaaataaaagaaagtagacTCTTGGCAACAGCTACCTGGGATCTCATTATTTTCCGCGGAGCCTGACATTTGAAGCACAAAGAAGAGCCATCAGCAACTTCAAAGCTTTCGGGGCGCACTGACAAACGGGGCCTCTTAGAATCCTAAGCAGCGTCCTCCTGAGCGCCTAAAACCAGGTCTCGATCCCAATCgccagcccccgcccccaggtcagccttgcattttttttttttttttttttttatactcctCTTTTTCCTACTTTCCTCACCAGGAGTGGGAGCTGGTGGTGCTGGGCAAGTTGAAGTGGAACCTGGCAGCCGTCACCCCTCACGACTTCCTCGAGCACATCCTGCGTAAACTGCCCCAGCCCCGGGAGAAGCTGCCGCTGATCCGCAAGCATGCGCAGACCTTCATTGCTCTGTGTGCCACCGGTAGGGGCAGGCTCgagtgggggcggggtggggcagcTGCGGGCTCTTCAGGGGAGGGGCACAGCTTGGGCGTTGACGAGGGGGCGGCACAGGCAGCCTGGGGTCCGAGGTTTCATTTCTACCTCTTTGTGTTCTCTCTAACTTTATCTGAGCTGGCGGATTCTCTTTCCCTGCTAAACCTATAAATGGTTTATAAGGACAGGTGtggttagggaaaaaaaaaaaaaattagtgccTGTTCAAATATTCTTTATGATGTCTAAAGTGCTCAGAAGGTTATATATACTGCTCACTGgttgtgtttaaatttttaatcttttgagGAAAAGGATGGCTTGCAGATAAGCCCAAGAGGAAATTTGGGGGAGCTGGGCAAATACAGGTTAAAGGAACAATGTCGAGATAAAGCGCTGCCCGCCCTGATAAGTGGTGAGAGAGACCAAAGGAATTCTTGTTACTGTAGGGCATTTATTACCTTCTGGCCGTTCCCTCTACGGGCTGGGAGAGGGAACCTGGCTGGCTCTAAGCAAGGATTTGCTTTCTGAGCTCCGGGTCTGATGCTCTCACTTCATAAATGGCAGTTTTTCCATTTGGGGCACAATAGCCACCGTCTTTCTCATGTTGAAGACTTCCTCACCCATGAGATGGACCCCACAATTGACACATAGTTCTAATTGGCCAGTCTGTTTCATATCTTCCTAATATGGCTTAATGTCTCATTAAACTGAACCCTGGCCCAGGTTGACGCTTTTTTTCTTGGTAGTGGCCATGGTAGAGACCCTGGAGCCTTAATTGTCCAGGGAAGAGAAGATGTCAGGCATTCATGTACTCACAACCAGGTGAAGAACTGATCGGGAGGACAAATCTTGAGGGTGGTTCAGGCTCAGATTTGTCACGAGTAATTGAAGTGTATAGCTGGGACTCGGGTTACCGTTAATCGATATCTCGCTACACGTGGTTTGCCCGTTTGTACAGACGATTATGTGATATGCAGTAGGGTCGGGCTCTACATTCACCGTCAAGAGGTCAGACTTTGCTGCTTAtcactgggtgaccttgggcaggctgcttaacctttctgaacctcaggttcttcaactgggaaaaaaaaaaaagcttacggACATGCGCTCCTACAGTCTTTGCAAGGTGGTCgggggaaaaagaaaatcagaaagaaagaatgtgCGTGGAAGTGCTTTGAAAACCAAGAGATGTGAAGGGCAGACTTTCTGTGGTACTTGCTGTGAAATGGCCGCCCTCCCCCAGTTCTGATTTTATCTGTTCCCAGCACGGCGGCTCTCACGGCAGCACTGGCCAGTCTGCTCTCCTCTGCTGGCAGCAGGGTCCCCGCGCTCTGCATTCACTAGCTCCGGTGTAGGACTGCACgcctcctgggtttggttccagcgACAGGTTTCCGCCCTGGTTTTCCTTATTCCttctcctgggtttggttccagcgACAGGTTTCCGCCCTGGTTTTCCttattccttctccttctggacacAGCCTGGGCCTCATGGGGTACGGATGTGCCCTGTGCCCCTCTGTAGGAGAGTTAGCTGCCCTTCCTGCAGCCGGGGGCTGTGCACACGAGCCCCGGGGGGGGTCCCCCGCCGCTGCCTCGTCGGTCGCCGCTCTTTTGCGTCCTTCCCTTCCCTGCTGTCTGGCCCGGGCCCTGGAGGTCAGTCCCTCACCGACTCGGCGTTTTGTCTCCCGGGCCTGCCCCTTTCCTCCCAGTCGCTGTGATtcgctgtgggggaggggtcagcCAGTCCTTTTTCTCTGGCCCTGGGACGGCCGACCCCGCCCCTCGGCTCCCCGTCGCCCAGCTGTTGATAGCCACCGTTCTGCTCTGACCTCGTCTCTTGACTGACAGGCTTTTCAGGGCCTGTCCGCCCTCCTCCTGATCACTgattggggtgggaggggtgggtggcATTGCCCCAGCGTGGGCACATCCCCAGATTCTGTGAAGGCCCATTCTCTCAAGCTGGGgatcccatcccccacccccggccTTCTTGCCCAGATCCTTGGGGTGGCTGCCAACTTTGGGGCCAGAGTAGGGAGCTTGGGATTCAGGGACTGAGGACAGAGGTTTGAGGGGAGCCCAGGGAAGCTGTGAAGAGACCTTACTTTCTGGGGGCCTTGCGCTTGCTTTGGGCGTTGGGGAGGATAGGCGAAAGGACACCTCCAGCCAAACGGAAAGCAGGTACTTGGTCTGCACCCACCTGGACAGAGGGGTCACTCGGAGAAGTTTCCTGGGCCTAGAAAGGAGGGGCTGATGTCACCAGGCATTTGGGCCCCGTGGAACCTCCTGCCTGGAAAAGCAGGCTCCCTGACAGTCGGAGAGCCAAGGGCTGCTCTTCTCAGAGGAAGCCCCTGCCAGGTAGATGAGATTCCACATTCTGGGTACCAGGGTGCCAAGAAGGGCTGAGCATCTGGCTGATAGCAGGCGCAGGGTGTCCGATGGGAGACCGGGAGACCTCGCAGCCTGACTAGGGTCCCCGACACCTCAGCACCCCCCTCACCGCCCTGCCCTG includes the following:
- the CCND2 gene encoding G1/S-specific cyclin-D2, whose translation is MELLCCEVDPVRRAVRDRNLLHDDRVLQNLLTIEERYLPQCSYFKCVQKEIQPFMRRMVATWMLEVCEEQKCEEEVFPLAMNYLDRFLAGVPTPKTHLQLLGAVCMFLASKLKETIPLTAEKLCIYTDNSIRPQELLEWELVVLGKLKWNLAAVTPHDFLEHILRKLPQPREKLPLIRKHAQTFIALCATDFKFAMYPPSMIATGSVGAAVCGLQTDEDVCSLTCDALTDLLAKITNTDVDCLKACQEQIEALLLNSLQQLREDQGEGSKSEDELDQASTPTDVRDIDL